The following proteins are co-located in the Rattus norvegicus strain BN/NHsdMcwi chromosome 19, GRCr8, whole genome shotgun sequence genome:
- the Mphosph6 gene encoding M-phase phosphoprotein 6 isoform X2 has protein sequence MFMQRGLDSETKKQLEEEERKMISDEHWYLDLPELKEKESFIIEEQSFSLCEDLLYGRMSFRGFNPEVEKLMLQMNSKNRAEAAEEEETVEVDVSDEEMARRYETLVGTIGKKFAKKRDRANYEEDENGNIKAIKTKKMFLKPQD, from the exons ATG TTCATGCAGAGGGGCCTGGACTCGGAAACCAAGAAACAGCTAGAAGAGGAGGAACGGAAGATGATCAGTGATGAGCATTGGTACCTGGATTTGCCGGAGCTGAAGGAGAAAGA GAGCTTCATCATAGAAGAGCAGAGCTTCTCCCTGTGTGAAGATCTTCTCTACGGAAGGATGTCATTCAGGGGGTTTAATCCTGAAGTTGAG AAGTTAATGCTTCAGATGAATTCCAAGAACAGAGCGGAggcagcagaagaggaggagactgtagAGGTCGACGTGTCAGATGAAGAAATGGCAAGAAG ATATGAGACTTTGGTGGGAACAATTGGAAAAAAGTTTGCCAAGAAAAGGGACCGAGCAAATTACGAAGaagatgaaaatggaaatataaaggCCATTAAAACTAAGAAGATGTTCTTAAAGCCCCAAGACTGA
- the Mphosph6 gene encoding M-phase phosphoprotein 6 isoform X1 → MAAARASPHSFAQPEGHWASGFMQRGLDSETKKQLEEEERKMISDEHWYLDLPELKEKESFIIEEQSFSLCEDLLYGRMSFRGFNPEVEKLMLQMNSKNRAEAAEEEETVEVDVSDEEMARRYETLVGTIGKKFAKKRDRANYEEDENGNIKAIKTKKMFLKPQD, encoded by the exons ATGGCCGCGGCCAGAGCATCACCCCATTCATTCGCTCAGCCTGAGGGCCATTGGGCGTCAGGG TTCATGCAGAGGGGCCTGGACTCGGAAACCAAGAAACAGCTAGAAGAGGAGGAACGGAAGATGATCAGTGATGAGCATTGGTACCTGGATTTGCCGGAGCTGAAGGAGAAAGA GAGCTTCATCATAGAAGAGCAGAGCTTCTCCCTGTGTGAAGATCTTCTCTACGGAAGGATGTCATTCAGGGGGTTTAATCCTGAAGTTGAG AAGTTAATGCTTCAGATGAATTCCAAGAACAGAGCGGAggcagcagaagaggaggagactgtagAGGTCGACGTGTCAGATGAAGAAATGGCAAGAAG ATATGAGACTTTGGTGGGAACAATTGGAAAAAAGTTTGCCAAGAAAAGGGACCGAGCAAATTACGAAGaagatgaaaatggaaatataaaggCCATTAAAACTAAGAAGATGTTCTTAAAGCCCCAAGACTGA
- the Mphosph6 gene encoding M-phase phosphoprotein 6 isoform X3 codes for MQRGLDSETKKQLEEEERKMISDEHWYLDLPELKEKESFIIEEQSFSLCEDLLYGRMSFRGFNPEVEKLMLQMNSKNRAEAAEEEETVEVDVSDEEMARRYETLVGTIGKKFAKKRDRANYEEDENGNIKAIKTKKMFLKPQD; via the exons ATGCAGAGGGGCCTGGACTCGGAAACCAAGAAACAGCTAGAAGAGGAGGAACGGAAGATGATCAGTGATGAGCATTGGTACCTGGATTTGCCGGAGCTGAAGGAGAAAGA GAGCTTCATCATAGAAGAGCAGAGCTTCTCCCTGTGTGAAGATCTTCTCTACGGAAGGATGTCATTCAGGGGGTTTAATCCTGAAGTTGAG AAGTTAATGCTTCAGATGAATTCCAAGAACAGAGCGGAggcagcagaagaggaggagactgtagAGGTCGACGTGTCAGATGAAGAAATGGCAAGAAG ATATGAGACTTTGGTGGGAACAATTGGAAAAAAGTTTGCCAAGAAAAGGGACCGAGCAAATTACGAAGaagatgaaaatggaaatataaaggCCATTAAAACTAAGAAGATGTTCTTAAAGCCCCAAGACTGA
- the Mphosph6 gene encoding M-phase phosphoprotein 6 → MASERKTKLSKNLLRMKFMQRGLDSETKKQLEEEERKMISDEHWYLDLPELKEKESFIIEEQSFSLCEDLLYGRMSFRGFNPEVEKLMLQMNSKNRAEAAEEEETVEVDVSDEEMARRYETLVGTIGKKFAKKRDRANYEEDENGNIKAIKTKKMFLKPQD, encoded by the exons ATGGCGTCGGAGCGGAAGACTAAGTTATCCAAGAACTTGCTGCGCATGAAG TTCATGCAGAGGGGCCTGGACTCGGAAACCAAGAAACAGCTAGAAGAGGAGGAACGGAAGATGATCAGTGATGAGCATTGGTACCTGGATTTGCCGGAGCTGAAGGAGAAAGA GAGCTTCATCATAGAAGAGCAGAGCTTCTCCCTGTGTGAAGATCTTCTCTACGGAAGGATGTCATTCAGGGGGTTTAATCCTGAAGTTGAG AAGTTAATGCTTCAGATGAATTCCAAGAACAGAGCGGAggcagcagaagaggaggagactgtagAGGTCGACGTGTCAGATGAAGAAATGGCAAGAAG ATATGAGACTTTGGTGGGAACAATTGGAAAAAAGTTTGCCAAGAAAAGGGACCGAGCAAATTACGAAGaagatgaaaatggaaatataaaggCCATTAAAACTAAGAAGATGTTCTTAAAGCCCCAAGACTGA